From Cloacibacillus sp. An23, the proteins below share one genomic window:
- a CDS encoding glycosyltransferase, translating to MPTKLLMVSTVASTLSAFLLPHVKCMQQQGWIVDGAANGIIGNDKCISTFNSVYDIKWSRNPFDVFRMIEAMDRIRSIVEDGGYDVVHVHTPIASAVTRFALRHMVKAKQIKMMYTAHGFHFYKGAPLLNWLVYYPIEKYLSRYTDVLVTINKEDYARAQRKFCTPVVYYIPGIGVDIEKFKRCKVSKHDKRVELGIPDNAFVLLSVGELANRKNQRVVIRALGKINDPTIFYVIAGKGPLENEYMRLAMQNGIADNVMLLGHRLDIDEICKVADVFVHPSVREGLGIAPLESMAVGLPLISSYVNGIKDYTQDGVTGCCISNPLDVEAMVAAILTMRDNIEFRKRCALNNIEIAKSFDMKFSLKAMSNIYCRQVAK from the coding sequence ATGCCTACTAAACTTTTGATGGTATCGACTGTAGCATCAACATTAAGTGCTTTTTTATTGCCGCACGTAAAATGTATGCAGCAGCAAGGGTGGATTGTGGACGGAGCTGCAAACGGCATTATTGGCAATGATAAATGCATCAGCACTTTTAACTCCGTTTACGATATAAAATGGAGCCGTAATCCGTTTGATGTTTTCCGCATGATTGAAGCAATGGATAGAATCCGAAGCATCGTGGAGGATGGTGGGTATGACGTTGTCCATGTCCATACTCCAATTGCTTCCGCAGTGACACGTTTTGCACTTAGGCATATGGTCAAGGCTAAACAGATAAAAATGATGTATACGGCTCACGGCTTCCACTTCTACAAAGGAGCGCCGCTGCTGAACTGGCTTGTGTACTATCCGATAGAAAAATATTTGTCACGTTATACAGATGTGTTGGTTACTATAAACAAAGAGGACTACGCTCGTGCCCAAAGAAAATTTTGTACTCCTGTTGTCTATTACATCCCAGGAATTGGTGTCGATATAGAGAAATTTAAACGATGTAAAGTCTCTAAGCATGATAAAAGAGTAGAACTAGGCATCCCGGATAATGCTTTTGTACTATTGTCAGTAGGAGAACTAGCTAATAGGAAAAACCAACGTGTTGTTATTAGGGCACTTGGTAAAATCAATGACCCAACAATTTTCTATGTGATTGCAGGTAAAGGTCCTCTTGAAAATGAATACATGAGATTGGCAATGCAAAATGGTATTGCAGACAATGTCATGCTCTTAGGCCATAGGTTAGATATTGACGAGATATGTAAAGTTGCTGATGTTTTTGTACATCCAAGCGTAAGAGAAGGACTTGGCATTGCCCCTTTGGAGAGTATGGCTGTAGGACTTCCGCTAATATCGTCGTATGTCAATGGTATAAAGGACTATACACAAGATGGTGTTACAGGATGCTGTATAAGCAATCCGCTAGATGTTGAAGCAATGGTGGCAGCGATACTAACCATGCGGGATAATATCGAATTTCGGAAGCGATGTGCTTTGAATAATATAGAGATTGCAAAAAGCTTTGATATGAAGTTCTCATTAAAAGCTATGAGTAATATATATTGCAGGCAAGTAGCAAAATAG